One Meles meles chromosome 11, mMelMel3.1 paternal haplotype, whole genome shotgun sequence DNA segment encodes these proteins:
- the LOC123953222 gene encoding LOW QUALITY PROTEIN: vacuolar protein sorting-associated protein 29-like (The sequence of the model RefSeq protein was modified relative to this genomic sequence to represent the inferred CDS: inserted 1 base in 1 codon), translated as MLVLVLGDLHIPHRCNSLLAKFKKLLVPGKIQHILCTENLCTKESYDYLKTLAGDVHIVRGDFDENLNYPEQKVVTVGQFKIGLNHGHQVIPWGDMASLALLQRQFDVDILISGHTHKFEAFEHENKFYINPGSATGAYNALEXNIIPSFVLMDIQASTVVTYVYQLIGDDVKVERIEYKKS; from the exons ATGTTGGTGTTGGTATTAGGAGACCTGCACATCCCACACCGGTGCAACAGTCTGCTGGCTAAATTCAAAAAACTGCTGGTGCCAGGAAAGATTCAGCACATTCTCTGTACTGAAAACCTTTGCACCAAAGAGAGTTATGACTATCTCAAGACGCTGGCCGGTGATGTTCATATTGTGAGAGGAGACTTCGATGAGAATCTGAATTATCCAGAACAGAAAGTTGTGACTGTTGGGCAGTTCAAAATTGGTTTGAACCATGGGCATCAAGTTATTCCTTGGGGAGATATGGCCAGCTTAGCCCTGTTGCAGAGGCAGTTTGATGTGGACATTCTTATCTcgggacacacacacaaatttgaaGCATTTGAGCATGAGAATAAATTCTACATTAACCCAGGTTCTGCCACTGGAGCATATAATGCCTTGG AAAACATTATTCCTTCATttgtgttgatggacatccaggctTCTACAGTTGTCACTTACGTGTATCAGCTAATTGGAGATGATGTGAAAGTAGAACGAATTGaatacaaaaaatcttaa